Within Desulfurobacterium thermolithotrophum DSM 11699, the genomic segment TCCTCTTCTGAATCAGTTCAAAGTAAGCTATTCCTACATATTCATGAATTCCTAAAAAGCTGTCGTACAGATCTTCCATTCTTGGAAAGTAACTTGACCAGCTGTAAGAACCTCTATTAACCCTATAATCAGCAGGAACTGGAATAACTGAAAAACCTATAGACTTAAAAATCCTATAACTTCTTGGCATATGATAAGCCGAAGTGACAAGGCAAATCTTTTTAATTCCTTTTTTGTTAAGTATCTTGTAAGTAAAAATACCATTTTGAAAGGTATTTTTGCTTTTACTTTCTTCTATTATCTCTTTATTGGGAATACCAAGGCTAATTAAAAACCTTTTCATGGCAGAAGATTCTGCTTCTACATTTTCGTTAAATACTTTTCCTCCAGAAACAACAATTGGTTTCTTTACTTTCTTCCATATCTTAAATGCAGTATAAAGTCTTTTGGCTACTTGTGGTTTTACTGCTGCTTTCATTCCTTCTGCTGGAGAGTGAAAAATTTCTCCACCTCCAAGAACAACTATCGCCTTACAATCAAGTTCAGCTTCACTTGGATAAGGAAATGCATTTTCTAATGGAAGAAGTATCCTGTTTTTAACAGGTTCTATTGAGAGTAAATAAATAAGAACAGCTGTTAGTGAGAGAATAGCTATTCCTATTTTTCTCTTGTTGATTAAAAGAAAAACTATACCTATTAGTATGAAAACAACAAAAACTCCAGGTGGAAGAAATAAAAAAGTAAAAAGCTTTGAAAGAATAAACATTAAATCCTCAGATTTGATTCAAAACCAAGGTCTTTTATCATTTCAGCATCATCTTTTAAACTTCTACCTTTTGTTGTCAAATAGTTTCCTACCATTAAGGCATTTGCAGGAAATAACCCAAGAGGCTGGAGCTCTTTTAGATTATATTCCCTTCCTCCACAAATTCTTATTTCTGCTTCAGGTATTGCAATTCTAATAGCTGTAAGAATTCTTAAACACTTTAAAGGAGTTAGAAAATTAGCGTTTTCAAAAGAAGTTCCCTTTATAGGATGAAGGAAATTAACGGGAATAGAGTCTACTTGGAGCTCTTTCCAAGTTTCAATTATTGAAATTACATCTTCTTCACTTTCACCAAGTCCAAATATTCCTCCACAACAAACAGAAAAACCGACCTCTTTTGCTAATTTAACAGTCTTAACTCTATCATTCCACTTTTGCTTTGTTGTTATCTTAGGATAAAATTCTCTTGATGTTTCAAGGTTGTGGTGATATCTGTCAAGACCACATTCTTTTAAAAAGCAAAGTTGCTCTTTTTTAAGCTGTCCAAGAGATGCACATAGCTTTGCTTTTGAGTTTAAGGATTTTATTTTTTCAACTACTTTACCAATTATCTTTAACTCTTCATTACTAAGTGAAATACCACTTGTTACAAAACTAAACCTGTCTATTCCTTTTTCAAAAGCACTAAATGCAGCACCTAAAAGTTTTTTTTCTTCAAGAAGAGGATAAGTTTTTATTCTTAATCCAAACTTAGCAGATTGAGCGCAGAATTTACAATCAGAAGAACATCTTCCACTTTTTGCATTTAAAATAGCACAAGTTTCTATCTGTTTTCCAAAATACTTAAACTTTTTCTGAAGAGAAATGTTAAGAAGGGAATAAAATTCTTCAACAGAACAGTTAAAAATTTTCTTTATCACTTCTTTCACTTTTCTCACTTTTTGAGCTTTCTCAGAACTTGTTTTGTTATCTCTTTGAAGGTTTCAAGTACTCCTATTCCTTTAATAGCTATGGCTTCAAAATCTGGACACTTCCATCTGTTAAGATCTTTTTTAAGAATCTCTATTGGCAAAACGTTTGGAAGATCTCGTTTATTATATTGAAAAACGAGTGGAATCTCTTTAATATCTATTCCATAGTCTTCTAAGTTTTCTATCATATCGTCTAATGTATCAAGATTTGCATCATGTCTTTCTTCTTGTGAGTCTGCCACGAAAACAATACCGTCCACACCTTTAAGTATAAGTTTTCTACTTGCTTGATAGATAATTTGCCCAGGTGTAGTATATAGATGGAATCTGACTTTAAATCCTTTTACATCTGATATCTCTATAGGCACGAAATCAAAGAAAAGAGTCCTTTCTGTTTCTGTAGCAAGAGTAACCAACTCTCCACGATTTTCTGGTTTTACGTGTTCATAAATCCACTTAATATTTGTAGTTTTACCACTTAATCCAGGTCCATAATAAACTATCTTACAGTTAATTTCTTTAGTAGCAAAGTTGATGAATGGCATAAACTCTCCTAGTTAAAAAGTGAATCTAAGTCAATCTCTTCTAAATTAATATCAGTTGAAACCTTCGATTCCCGTTTTTCCCTTTCTTCTATTTTCTTCACGACAGCTGATAACTTAGGATGAAACTTCTTCATTTTTACTCTGACTATTCCAAGGTTCGAAATGCCTTTATCAAATATTGATACAAGAATATACTTCCCTTCAAGAAGTGCCATATAGATTCCTTCATCCTGAGTTTCTGTGAACATGTGATTAAGATTTTTATCACCTAAAAGCTTTGATAGAGCTTCCGAAGCAGCAACATTTCCTGCTGTTAGTGATGCAAACGTAATGTCATCTGAGGAAAAAGCCGGAGAATCACTCCGGCTTATAAGCTGTCCTGATTTATCAATTAGAAAAACAATCTTTGATTTACTTTCTCTTCCAAGTTCTGTCAATAACTTCTTTAACTCTTTATCCTCTTCAGGCTTTATGTTAAGCATTACTCTTCCCTAGTAAGATTTTCCATACGGTTAAGTCTCTCCCATCTTCTGTCAACTTCTGCTTGGAGTTCATCTATGAGATGCTTGTTCTCAGGTTTGAATAAATGCTTAAATCTTCCTTGAAGCTTTAAAAATTCTTCTAGTGGCTTAGGATTCTTTGGTCTGTATGTAATTCTCCACTTACCATTTTCAACTTCAAACAGCGGCCAGTAGTTTGTTTCTACTGCAAGCTTAGTTACAAGTATACCTTCTTCTTCCTTTGAACGCCAACCTCTTGGGCAAACAGAAAACGCATTTATAAAAGAAGGACCTTCTGTTAAGAGAGCTTTTTTAAATTTCTCCATGAAATCTTTCCAATGAGAAGGAGCAACTTGCGCAACGTATGGTATACCGTGAGCTGCTACAACTTCAGGCATCCATTTCTTAGTCTGAGGTTTTCCAAAACTTTCGCTACCTACTGGTTGTGTAGTTGTATTTGCATATTTTGGAGTAGCACTGGAACGTTGAATACCTGTGTTCATGTAAGCTTCGTTATCATAACATACGTAAATAAAATCATGTCCCCTTTCAAGAGCTCCAGAAAGAGACTGGAATCCAATATCGTAAGTTCCACCATCTCCACCAAGAGCAACAAACTTTACCTTCTTATCTGTAGGTAGTTTTCCCTTTCTTTTAAGAGCTTTATAAGCCGCTTCAGCCCCAGAGATTGTAGCAGCAGCGTTCTCAAAGGCGTTATGAATCCAAGGAGACTTCCATGCATTGTATGGATAAATAGTAGTACAAACTTCCACGCAACCAGTTGCATTAGCTATGATTAATTCATATCCAAGAGCACTTGCTACCATGTACATCTGTCTTATGATAATTGAGGCTCCACATCCAGCACAAAGTCTATGGCCAGGAACAAGCTTTTCAGGATAGTTTGTTAGTTTCTTCAAAGGCGGAACTTTAATTTCAGCAGTTTTAATTTGAGCCATTGTTTCCTCCATTACTCTTTTAGGTTAAGGTAATTAACTAGAGGTACTTCCTCTCCTGCAGCAAGCTTCATTACTTTATCAATAGCCTCTTCAATATGGTGAACATTTGTATCCCTTCCACCAAGACCATAAATGAAACCTGTCATTGGATAGTACTTACGTCTTAAGTGCTGTGCCGTTGCTACTTCTTCAAATAATGGTCCTGAAGCACCTCCAAAAGTTTCAGCTCTATCAAGTATTCCTATTGCTTTACAGTTTGAAGCTTCTATTGCATCCATTACATCGTAGTAAGGGAAAGGTCTAAATGTTCTTATTTTGATTATACCGACCTTTATACCCTTTTCTTCTCTTAACTTATCAACAACATATTTAGCTGTTCCAGCTGCAGAACCGGTTACAACAAGGATGTAATCTGCATCTTCTGTTTTGTAAGCTTCAATGTGCTCATATTTCTTTCCAAAAGCCTCTTCAAAAGCTTTTCCAACTTCTCTTATTACTTTATAGGCATTCATCATAGCTTCTCTCTGCTGCCTTTTGAACTCCATGTAAGAATCCGTCATAGCAACAGCACCGTGAGCTACAGGGTTGTCAACATCAAGAAGCGAATACATAGGTTTTAGTTCACCCACAAACTCTTCTACTGCCTTATCAGGAAGAAGCCTTACTCTTTCAA encodes:
- a CDS encoding thiamine pyrophosphate-dependent enzyme, whose product is MAQIKTAEIKVPPLKKLTNYPEKLVPGHRLCAGCGASIIIRQMYMVASALGYELIIANATGCVEVCTTIYPYNAWKSPWIHNAFENAAATISGAEAAYKALKRKGKLPTDKKVKFVALGGDGGTYDIGFQSLSGALERGHDFIYVCYDNEAYMNTGIQRSSATPKYANTTTQPVGSESFGKPQTKKWMPEVVAAHGIPYVAQVAPSHWKDFMEKFKKALLTEGPSFINAFSVCPRGWRSKEEEGILVTKLAVETNYWPLFEVENGKWRITYRPKNPKPLEEFLKLQGRFKHLFKPENKHLIDELQAEVDRRWERLNRMENLTREE
- a CDS encoding GTP-binding protein; this translates as MPFINFATKEINCKIVYYGPGLSGKTTNIKWIYEHVKPENRGELVTLATETERTLFFDFVPIEISDVKGFKVRFHLYTTPGQIIYQASRKLILKGVDGIVFVADSQEERHDANLDTLDDMIENLEDYGIDIKEIPLVFQYNKRDLPNVLPIEILKKDLNRWKCPDFEAIAIKGIGVLETFKEITKQVLRKLKK
- a CDS encoding YdcF family protein, which produces MFILSKLFTFLFLPPGVFVVFILIGIVFLLINKRKIGIAILSLTAVLIYLLSIEPVKNRILLPLENAFPYPSEAELDCKAIVVLGGGEIFHSPAEGMKAAVKPQVAKRLYTAFKIWKKVKKPIVVSGGKVFNENVEAESSAMKRFLISLGIPNKEIIEESKSKNTFQNGIFTYKILNKKGIKKICLVTSAYHMPRSYRIFKSIGFSVIPVPADYRVNRGSYSWSSYFPRMEDLYDSFLGIHEYVGIAYFELIQKRNLLKWRAREDSNLRPTD
- the bioB gene encoding biotin synthase BioB, which translates into the protein MRKVKEVIKKIFNCSVEEFYSLLNISLQKKFKYFGKQIETCAILNAKSGRCSSDCKFCAQSAKFGLRIKTYPLLEEKKLLGAAFSAFEKGIDRFSFVTSGISLSNEELKIIGKVVEKIKSLNSKAKLCASLGQLKKEQLCFLKECGLDRYHHNLETSREFYPKITTKQKWNDRVKTVKLAKEVGFSVCCGGIFGLGESEEDVISIIETWKELQVDSIPVNFLHPIKGTSFENANFLTPLKCLRILTAIRIAIPEAEIRICGGREYNLKELQPLGLFPANALMVGNYLTTKGRSLKDDAEMIKDLGFESNLRI
- a CDS encoding roadblock/LC7 domain-containing protein, yielding MLNIKPEEDKELKKLLTELGRESKSKIVFLIDKSGQLISRSDSPAFSSDDITFASLTAGNVAASEALSKLLGDKNLNHMFTETQDEGIYMALLEGKYILVSIFDKGISNLGIVRVKMKKFHPKLSAVVKKIEEREKRESKVSTDINLEEIDLDSLFN
- the porA gene encoding 2-ketoisovalerate ferredoxin oxidoreductase subunit alpha encodes the protein MRPELIKEVTYVPYSGNMAAAEAMRQINPDVVAAYPITPQTELMQCFADFVANGLVDSEYIPVESEHSAMSACVGAAAAGSRAMTATAGPGLAYMWEVLGIASGMRLPIVMTVVNRALSAPINIHGDQSDMMGARDQGWIMLFSENAEEQYDNLIQVIRIAEDERTRLPVMIGMDGFVISHAIERVRLLPDKAVEEFVGELKPMYSLLDVDNPVAHGAVAMTDSYMEFKRQQREAMMNAYKVIREVGKAFEEAFGKKYEHIEAYKTEDADYILVVTGSAAGTAKYVVDKLREEKGIKVGIIKIRTFRPFPYYDVMDAIEASNCKAIGILDRAETFGGASGPLFEEVATAQHLRRKYYPMTGFIYGLGGRDTNVHHIEEAIDKVMKLAAGEEVPLVNYLNLKE